Proteins encoded together in one Quercus lobata isolate SW786 chromosome 3, ValleyOak3.0 Primary Assembly, whole genome shotgun sequence window:
- the LOC115981042 gene encoding uncharacterized protein DDB_G0290685-like, with product MDPDVMTTLLGDVIYNIEEEEYWEACQHALKNPCEVGTDDENDEGGEAPSDDGEGSNSKSDNSGGNSSSDIGDGGENKSNDIDSEKSSNEDYNSQDSGNDRGEPLKDDAEDVGRDIKDDVEVEDEDVGDDVEAKVEDVEEDVEAEGEDYDEYPNGRPLD from the exons ATGGATCCTGATGTAATGACTACGCTTTTGGGAGATGTTATCTAcaatatagaagaagaagaatactgGGAGGCTTGCCAACATGCATTGAAAAACCCATGTGAAGTAGGAACAGATGATGAAAATGATGAAGGGGGAGAAGCCCCTAGTGATGATGGTGAAGGTAGTAATAGCAAGAGTGATAATAGTGGCGGCAATAGTAGTAGTGACATTGGAGATGGTGGGGAAAATAAAAGCAATGATATTGATAGTGAAAAGAGCAGTAATGAAGACTATAATAGCCAAGATAGTGGCAATGATAGGGGAGAACCCCTTA AGGATGATGCAGAAGATGTGGGTAGAGATATAAAGGATGATGTAGAAGTCGAGGATGAAGATGTAGGAGATGATGTAGAAGCCAAGGTTGAAGATGTAGAGGAGGATGTAGAAGCTGAAGGTGAAGATTATGATGAATACCCCAATGGGCGACCTTTGGATTAG
- the LOC115981040 gene encoding uncharacterized protein LOC115981040 has translation MDPLKYLMEKLVEDGKTAKWVLLLSKFNIKYVTQKFVKGRAITDYLAHCLPKEAEEIQGDFPDKDIMGIELEPWKMYFDGATNQNRSGFGVLLISPKGTHIPFSGRLNFPTTNNATEYKACIMGLQVILGLGVKELEVYGDFALIISQIQNRWKIKEEKLMHYYECLQ, from the coding sequence ATGGACCCTTTGAAATATCTGATGGAGAAATTGGTGGAAGATGGGAAGACGGCTAAATGGGTTCTgcttttgtcaaaatttaatatCAAATATGTGACTCAGAAGTTTGTAAAGGGAAGAGCAATTACTGATTATTTAGCCCATTGTTTACCTAAAGAAGCTGAAGAAATCCAAGGGGACTTCCCAGATAAGGATATCATGGGGATAGAGTTAGAGCCGTGGAAGATGTATTTTGACGGAGCAACTAATCAGAATAGAAGTGGCTTTGGAGTTCTCCTAATTTCTCCAAAAGGGACACACATCCCATTCTCTGGTAGGCTTAACTTTCCTACCACTAATAATGCCACTGAATATAAAGCTTGCATTATGGGGTTACAAGTGATCCTAGGTCTTGGAGTGAAAGAGTTGGAAGTATATGGTGATTTTGCCTTGATAAtttctcaaattcaaaatagatGGAAAATTAAGGAAGAAAAGCTAATGCATTATTATGAATGTCTTCAGTAG